The following are from one region of the Oscillospiraceae bacterium genome:
- a CDS encoding helix-turn-helix domain-containing protein, translating into MSSRLFQGIVAQMKDVVNDVIGVMDASGEVVACTDASLVGRVWEDAAGELSLRTDPVVVLNGYTFKTLLSWGLQYDYAVFVEGEDAAAREVCLLSAVALNGAKTFYDEKHDKTTFIKNILLDNILPGDIYMRSRELHFESDVPRVVILVRQVGKTDLAVIDVVQGLFPDRQIDFVASLNETDVALVKQVKAGVDTQDLRKLAAAIEETINSELYIKTVIGIGSVVDSLKDLAGSYKEAQIAIEVGKVFDTEKTIINFENLGIGRLIYQLPITMCEMFLSEVFKKNSIDSLDQETLITIQKFFENSLNVSETSRKLFVHRNTLVYRLEKIKKLTGLDLREFDHAIIFKVAMMVKRYLLSREDVY; encoded by the coding sequence ATGTCCAGCAGATTGTTTCAAGGCATCGTCGCCCAAATGAAAGACGTCGTAAACGACGTCATCGGCGTGATGGACGCGAGCGGGGAAGTGGTGGCCTGCACCGACGCGTCCCTAGTGGGTCGGGTGTGGGAGGACGCCGCCGGCGAACTGTCCCTGCGCACGGACCCTGTTGTCGTACTGAACGGTTACACGTTCAAGACTCTGCTCAGTTGGGGTCTTCAGTACGATTACGCCGTGTTCGTAGAAGGAGAGGACGCCGCCGCGCGCGAGGTGTGCCTGCTTTCGGCGGTGGCGCTGAACGGCGCCAAGACCTTCTACGACGAAAAACACGACAAGACCACCTTTATCAAGAATATCTTGCTTGACAACATCCTGCCGGGCGACATCTACATGCGCTCCCGGGAGCTTCACTTCGAGAGTGATGTGCCCCGTGTGGTCATTTTGGTGCGCCAGGTGGGCAAGACGGACCTCGCGGTCATCGACGTCGTGCAGGGTCTCTTCCCAGACAGGCAGATCGATTTTGTGGCGAGCCTGAACGAGACGGACGTCGCGCTTGTCAAACAGGTCAAAGCCGGCGTGGACACACAGGATCTGCGCAAGCTGGCCGCCGCCATCGAAGAGACGATCAACTCCGAGCTGTATATCAAGACCGTCATCGGCATCGGCTCGGTGGTAGACAGCCTCAAAGACCTGGCCGGGTCGTACAAGGAGGCCCAGATCGCCATCGAAGTGGGCAAGGTCTTCGACACGGAAAAGACAATCATCAATTTCGAAAATCTGGGGATCGGACGCCTCATCTACCAGCTCCCAATCACGATGTGCGAGATGTTCCTCTCCGAGGTGTTCAAGAAAAATTCGATCGACTCGCTGGACCAGGAGACGCTGATCACGATCCAAAAATTCTTCGAAAACAGCCTGAACGTCTCCGAGACCTCGCGCAAACTCTTCGTACACCGCAACACGTTGGTGTACCGGCTCGAAAAGATCAAAAAACTCACGGGGCTCGATCTGCGGGAGTTCGACCACGCCATCATCTTCAAAGTGGCGATGATGGTCAAGAGATATCTCCTCTCCCGCGAGGACGTGTATTGA
- the ftsE gene encoding cell division ATP-binding protein FtsE, with protein sequence MVRLVDVCKTYDNGTRALKGVSLRIDDGEFIFLVGPSGSGKSTIIKLLTGEIRPSEGRVHVNGYSIGALRARDVPFLRRTLGVIFQDFRLVEKKSVYENVAFAMRVVGASPREIRMRVPYVLDLVGLSHKARRRPYELSGGEQQRVAIARALINNPKVIIADEPTGNLDPARSLEIMTLLERINALGTTVLAVTHEKELVNRFAKRVVAIDGGRIISDRTGGYYQYEALRN encoded by the coding sequence TTGGTTCGTCTGGTTGATGTATGCAAGACCTATGACAACGGCACCAGAGCCCTCAAAGGCGTGAGCCTGCGCATCGACGACGGGGAATTTATATTTCTGGTGGGGCCTTCCGGCTCCGGCAAGTCCACGATCATCAAGCTGCTGACCGGGGAGATCCGCCCCAGCGAGGGGCGCGTCCACGTAAACGGCTACAGCATCGGCGCCCTGCGCGCGCGGGACGTTCCGTTTCTTCGCCGCACACTGGGCGTCATCTTTCAGGACTTCCGCCTTGTGGAAAAGAAAAGCGTCTACGAAAACGTCGCCTTCGCGATGCGGGTGGTGGGTGCGTCGCCGCGTGAGATACGCATGCGCGTGCCCTATGTACTCGACCTCGTCGGGCTCTCCCACAAGGCGCGCCGCCGCCCCTACGAACTCTCGGGCGGCGAGCAGCAGCGCGTGGCCATCGCGCGGGCGCTTATCAACAACCCCAAGGTCATCATTGCCGACGAGCCCACCGGGAATCTGGACCCGGCCCGCTCGTTGGAGATCATGACCTTGTTGGAGCGCATCAACGCGCTGGGCACCACGGTGCTGGCCGTCACACACGAAAAAGAACTTGTGAACCGTTTCGCGAAACGCGTGGTAGCCATCGACGGCGGCCGGATCATCAGTGACAGGACAGGTGGGTACTACCAGTATGAAGCGCTACGAAACTAG
- the ftsX gene encoding permease-like cell division protein FtsX, whose translation MKRYETSYFFREGVRGIFVHGFMSFAAIGVIVACLLIMGSFSLLAYNLNALIGDIQNSSEIYVFVDETLSDAEARSVGTRINRLDNVDISTFVSRDEALVQFGARLDEEYSALIEGLEQDNPLRHRYVVRLIDTERMAETVEQLRNVPGVDQVNARLDITENILLVRGVVNTVSLALIVVLLAVSVFIISNTVKLATFDRREEIAIMRVVGATKRFIRWPFVIEGFLLGLTGAVAAFFLQWGLYLSLSRRVTEGLKNIALVQMAPFDEILPAVLLVFLLVGFLVGMGGSLLTIRRFMRV comes from the coding sequence ATGAAGCGCTACGAAACTAGTTATTTTTTCCGAGAAGGTGTCCGCGGCATTTTCGTACACGGATTTATGAGTTTTGCCGCCATCGGCGTCATCGTGGCCTGTCTGCTCATCATGGGCAGTTTCTCTCTGCTTGCCTACAACTTAAACGCACTCATCGGCGACATCCAAAACAGCAGCGAGATCTACGTCTTTGTGGACGAGACGCTGTCGGACGCCGAGGCGCGTAGCGTCGGAACGCGCATCAACCGCCTCGACAACGTCGACATCAGTACCTTTGTCTCCCGTGACGAGGCGCTGGTCCAGTTTGGTGCGCGGCTGGACGAGGAGTACAGTGCGCTGATCGAGGGGCTGGAGCAGGACAACCCGCTGCGTCACCGTTATGTGGTTCGCCTGATTGACACGGAGCGGATGGCCGAGACGGTGGAACAGCTCCGAAACGTGCCCGGCGTCGACCAGGTGAACGCCCGGCTCGACATCACCGAGAACATCCTGCTCGTGCGCGGAGTGGTCAACACCGTCAGCCTGGCGCTCATCGTCGTGCTGCTCGCGGTGTCCGTGTTCATTATCTCCAATACGGTGAAACTCGCCACCTTCGATAGGCGCGAGGAGATCGCCATTATGCGGGTGGTGGGGGCCACGAAGCGGTTCATCCGCTGGCCGTTTGTCATCGAAGGGTTTTTGCTGGGGCTGACCGGCGCCGTCGCCGCATTTTTTCTCCAGTGGGGCCTTTATTTGTCGCTCTCGCGGCGCGTCACCGAGGGGCTCAAAAACATTGCCCTCGTGCAGATGGCGCCCTTTGACGAGATCCTGCCGGCCGTGCTCCTCGTGTTCCTGCTGGTGGGGTTCCTCGTCGGTATGGGCGGCAGTTTGTTGACGATCCGCCGGTTCATGCGGGTGTAG
- a CDS encoding peptidoglycan DD-metalloendopeptidase family protein — MRNNKTRVFAVALALLLVFALVFGFIYSVTIPAAGAASSLDALRQNSKSLAAEKKKIQEELSQVKQEKASAAKRKEALDKQIDITEQEIQNTEELIAMLTGEIARRQAELDEALRREAEQYEAFRVRMRTMEEAGDTGYLGVLLSADSFSDLLGRIGTVQEIMDYDLALMEDLQATRLVVEETKRALEADKDEQSSVKQTLSDRRAELASQSREQVQMLQELEKEETEYRKAIQEKEDAEKALQRQISSLMAELARKNTVYVGGEYTWPLPGYTAGSPYGLRYHPILKRNRLHTGQDIPAPTGTKILAANGGEIIKADYNSGYGNCVVIDHGGGQATLYGHMSRIGVSVGQKVKKGAVIGYVGSTGLSTGPHLHFEIIINGTQVNPMNYFTKVSG, encoded by the coding sequence GTGCGTAACAACAAGACGCGCGTGTTTGCTGTAGCGTTGGCGCTGCTGCTCGTGTTTGCGCTGGTGTTTGGTTTTATCTATTCCGTGACGATCCCCGCCGCCGGTGCGGCGTCGTCGCTCGACGCGCTGCGGCAGAACTCCAAGTCGCTCGCGGCGGAGAAGAAAAAGATTCAAGAGGAGCTCTCTCAGGTGAAGCAGGAGAAGGCCTCTGCCGCCAAGCGGAAGGAGGCGCTCGACAAGCAGATCGACATCACCGAGCAGGAGATCCAAAACACAGAGGAGCTCATCGCGATGCTCACCGGCGAGATCGCGCGCCGGCAGGCGGAATTGGACGAGGCGCTGCGCCGCGAGGCCGAGCAGTACGAGGCTTTCCGCGTCCGGATGCGGACGATGGAGGAGGCCGGTGACACGGGTTATCTCGGCGTGCTGCTGTCGGCCGACAGCTTTTCCGACCTGCTCGGGCGCATTGGCACCGTGCAGGAGATCATGGACTACGACCTCGCGCTGATGGAGGATCTGCAGGCGACACGTCTCGTGGTCGAGGAGACAAAGCGCGCGCTTGAGGCCGACAAAGATGAGCAGTCCTCCGTCAAGCAGACCCTCTCCGACCGGCGGGCGGAACTCGCCAGCCAGAGCCGTGAGCAGGTCCAGATGTTGCAGGAGCTCGAAAAGGAGGAGACCGAGTACCGCAAGGCCATTCAGGAGAAGGAGGATGCCGAGAAGGCGCTGCAGCGGCAGATCAGCAGCCTCATGGCGGAGCTGGCCCGCAAGAACACCGTGTATGTGGGCGGCGAATACACCTGGCCGCTGCCCGGTTACACGGCAGGCTCTCCCTATGGCCTCCGCTACCATCCGATTCTCAAGCGCAACAGACTGCACACGGGCCAGGACATTCCCGCGCCCACGGGCACCAAGATCCTCGCGGCCAACGGCGGAGAGATCATCAAGGCCGATTACAACTCCGGGTACGGCAACTGTGTCGTCATCGACCACGGCGGCGGGCAGGCCACGCTGTACGGCCATATGAGCCGCATCGGCGTGTCGGTGGGGCAGAAGGTGAAGAAGGGGGCGGTCATCGGCTACGTGGGTTCCACCGGTCTCTCCACCGGTCCGCACCTGCACTTCGAGATCATCATCAACGGCACGCAGGTGAACCCGATGAACTACTTTACCAAGGTGTCGGGCTGA
- a CDS encoding S41 family peptidase, with protein sequence MKKRFTLSTVLALMLLVAAAAALIGYNRASVQLKEQLEVFQAQKEELSKLIAAREIIQDQFVGQVDRVRLYDSAIDGMVRSLDDQYSHYLSAEEYARYQRAADNRYVGIGVTAAQHPEGDILVLEVYEDSPAEESGIKAFDRIVEVEGAPVIEMGFEMAVGAIGGAENTQVRLTILRPDGTRTEVSPTRRAVGLRAVSSEILAGQDIGLVRIRNFESGVDRDFREAVARLQGAGVRALIFDVRFNPGGQLDVMRPMLDLLLPEGTLITLRAKDGTEHVFTSEPGEVDLPMAVLVNGYSYSAAEFFAAALREYDKAVVVGEPTTGKGYAQRTIPLEDQSAIILSIVEYFTPQGRSLSGVGLTPDDVVALSEEENRNFYTLPLEQDRQLQRAIGVLTQQLPPLPGEETETDAETAAP encoded by the coding sequence ATGAAAAAACGATTTACACTGAGCACGGTGTTGGCGCTCATGCTGTTGGTGGCCGCGGCGGCGGCGCTGATCGGGTACAACCGGGCCTCCGTCCAGCTCAAAGAACAGCTTGAGGTATTTCAGGCGCAAAAGGAGGAACTGAGTAAGCTGATTGCCGCCCGTGAGATCATTCAAGATCAGTTTGTCGGCCAGGTGGACCGGGTCCGACTGTACGACAGCGCCATCGACGGCATGGTGCGCTCGTTGGACGACCAATATTCGCACTACCTAAGCGCCGAGGAGTACGCGCGCTACCAGCGCGCCGCCGACAACCGCTATGTGGGCATCGGCGTCACGGCCGCACAGCACCCGGAGGGCGATATCTTGGTGCTTGAGGTGTACGAGGACTCCCCGGCGGAGGAGAGCGGGATAAAGGCCTTCGATCGCATTGTCGAGGTGGAGGGCGCGCCGGTGATCGAGATGGGGTTTGAGATGGCGGTGGGGGCCATCGGCGGGGCGGAGAACACACAGGTGCGCCTCACGATCCTGCGCCCCGACGGGACGCGGACGGAGGTGAGCCCGACGCGCCGGGCCGTCGGCCTGCGGGCGGTGTCGTCGGAGATTTTGGCCGGGCAGGACATTGGTCTCGTGCGCATCCGCAACTTTGAAAGCGGCGTCGACAGGGACTTTCGCGAGGCGGTCGCCCGCTTGCAGGGCGCCGGCGTCCGCGCGCTCATCTTCGACGTGCGGTTCAACCCGGGCGGCCAGCTCGACGTCATGCGGCCCATGCTGGACCTGCTGCTGCCGGAGGGCACTCTGATCACGCTGCGCGCCAAGGACGGCACCGAGCACGTCTTCACGTCGGAGCCGGGCGAGGTGGACCTGCCGATGGCGGTGCTCGTGAATGGGTACTCCTACAGTGCGGCCGAGTTTTTCGCCGCCGCGCTGCGCGAATATGATAAAGCGGTGGTGGTCGGGGAGCCGACCACCGGCAAGGGTTACGCCCAGCGGACGATCCCGCTGGAGGATCAGTCGGCGATCATCTTGTCGATCGTGGAATACTTCACACCGCAGGGCCGCAGTCTCTCGGGCGTCGGCCTGACACCCGACGACGTCGTGGCGCTGAGCGAGGAGGAAAACCGCAATTTCTACACCTTGCCCCTCGAACAGGATCGGCAGCTCCAACGGGCGATCGGCGTGCTCACACAGCAGCTGCCGCCGCTGCCCGGGGAGGAGACCGAAACAGATGCGGAGACCGCCGCGCCGTAG
- the greA gene encoding transcription elongation factor GreA: protein MQKQYKLTEERLRNLQDELNYLRTVREKEVAEQIKEARSFGDLSENSEYDEAKNEQGRVFSRMVELEDIIAHAVVLQPDSLDTDQVVVGCRVSVLDLDAQEREEYAVVGSQEANPLENRISDESLFGRALVGSRVGEEISLEAPAGVLRYRILDIQI, encoded by the coding sequence ATGCAAAAACAATATAAGCTCACGGAAGAGCGGCTTCGCAATTTGCAGGATGAATTAAACTATCTGCGGACCGTCCGCGAAAAAGAGGTGGCCGAGCAGATCAAAGAGGCGCGGTCCTTCGGAGATCTGTCGGAAAACAGCGAGTACGACGAGGCGAAGAATGAGCAGGGGCGCGTGTTCTCTCGCATGGTGGAGCTGGAGGACATCATTGCTCATGCCGTGGTGCTGCAGCCGGACAGCCTGGACACCGACCAGGTGGTGGTCGGCTGCCGTGTCAGCGTGCTGGACCTCGACGCGCAGGAGCGGGAGGAGTATGCGGTAGTCGGTTCCCAGGAGGCGAACCCGCTGGAGAACCGTATCTCGGACGAATCCCTCTTCGGGCGCGCGCTGGTCGGCAGCCGGGTGGGCGAGGAGATCTCGCTGGAGGCGCCCGCCGGCGTGCTGCGATATCGCATTCTCGACATCCAGATCTAA